In the Gossypium arboreum isolate Shixiya-1 chromosome 10, ASM2569848v2, whole genome shotgun sequence genome, one interval contains:
- the LOC108487521 gene encoding peptidyl-prolyl cis-trans isomerase CYP40-like isoform X2 has product MVNPRCYLDISIGGEVEGRLIVELYKDVVPKTAENFRALCTGEKGIGPNTSVPLHYKGVRFHRIIRGFMIQGGDISAGDGTGGESIYGLKFEDENFDLKHERKGMLSMSNMGPNTNGSQFFITTNRTSHLDGKHVVFGKVIKGMGVVRSIEHVAGEDGTNYPTQEVVIADCGEIPEGVDDGISNFFKDGDIYPDWPADVDNKPDEISWWMKAVDSIKAFGNEQFKKQDYKIALRKYCKALRYLDVCWELKGIDAGKSSTLRKTRSQIFTNCSACKLKLGDLKGALLDADFAIRDGEDNVKAFFRQGQAHMALNDIDAAIESFKKALDLEPNDGGIKKELAAAKKKIADRRDREKQAYSRMFQ; this is encoded by the exons ATGGTGAACCCCAGATGTTATTTGGACATAAGTATAGGAGGAGAAGTAGAAGGGAGGTTGATAGTGGAGTTATACAAGGATGTTGTCCCTAAAACTGCTGAAAATTTCAGGGCTTTGTGTACTGGTGAGAAAGGCATTGGACCTAATACTTCTGTTCCCCTGCATTACAAG GGTGTCCGATTTCATCGAATTATCAGGGGTTTTATGATACAAGGTGGGGATATATCAGCTGGTGATGGAACTGGGGGAGAATCCATTTATGGCTTGAAATTTGAAGATGAAAACTTTGACTTAAAGCATGAACGAAAAGGAATGTTATCAATGTCTAATATGGGGCCTAACACCAATGGATCTCAATTCTTTATTACCACTAATAGAACCTCTCATCTCGATGGAAAACATGTGGTTTTTGGGAAGGTTATAAAAGGAATGGGTGTTGTTCGTTCCATCGAACACGTTGCTGGTGAGGATGGTACTAATTACCCCACTCAAGAGGTTGTAATTGCAGATTGTGGAGAAATTCCTGAGGGAGTGGATGATGGAATATCCAACTTTTTCAAGGATGGTGATATTTATCCTGATTGGCCAGCTGATGTCGACAACAAACCGGATGAAATATCTTGGTGGATGAAGGCAGTAGACTCTATCAAAGCTTTTGGGAATGAGCAATTCAAG AAACAAGATTATAAGATTGCTCTTAGAAAATATTGCAAGGCTTTGCGCTACTTGGATGTTTGCTGGGAGCTGAAGGGCATTGATGCAG GGAAGAGCTCGACTTTGCGGAAGACCAGGTCACAGATATTTACAAATTGTTCC GCCTGCAAGTTGAAACTCGGAGACTTAAAAGGAGCATTGTTGGATGCGGACTTTGCAATTCGTGATGGTGAAGATAATGTGAAAGCTTTTTTTCGACAAGGCCAG GCACATATGGCACTTAATGACATAGATGCCGCAATTGAGAGCTTTAAAAAGGCATTGGACTTGGAGCCAAATGATG GTGGAATAAAAAAAGAGCTTGCAGCTGCAAAGAAGAAG ATTGCTGATCGAAGAGACCGAGAGAAACAAGCATACTCTAGAATGTTTCAGTAG
- the LOC108487521 gene encoding peptidyl-prolyl cis-trans isomerase CYP40-like isoform X1: MVNPRCYLDISIGGEVEGRLIVELYKDVVPKTAENFRALCTGEKGIGPNTSVPLHYKGVRFHRIIRGFMIQGGDISAGDGTGGESIYGLKFEDENFDLKHERKGMLSMSNMGPNTNGSQFFITTNRTSHLDGKHVVFGKVIKGMGVVRSIEHVAGEDGTNYPTQEVVIADCGEIPEGVDDGISNFFKDGDIYPDWPADVDNKPDEISWWMKAVDSIKAFGNEQFKVFNMIIWLSVKQDYKIALRKYCKALRYLDVCWELKGIDAGKSSTLRKTRSQIFTNCSACKLKLGDLKGALLDADFAIRDGEDNVKAFFRQGQAHMALNDIDAAIESFKKALDLEPNDGGIKKELAAAKKKIADRRDREKQAYSRMFQ, encoded by the exons ATGGTGAACCCCAGATGTTATTTGGACATAAGTATAGGAGGAGAAGTAGAAGGGAGGTTGATAGTGGAGTTATACAAGGATGTTGTCCCTAAAACTGCTGAAAATTTCAGGGCTTTGTGTACTGGTGAGAAAGGCATTGGACCTAATACTTCTGTTCCCCTGCATTACAAG GGTGTCCGATTTCATCGAATTATCAGGGGTTTTATGATACAAGGTGGGGATATATCAGCTGGTGATGGAACTGGGGGAGAATCCATTTATGGCTTGAAATTTGAAGATGAAAACTTTGACTTAAAGCATGAACGAAAAGGAATGTTATCAATGTCTAATATGGGGCCTAACACCAATGGATCTCAATTCTTTATTACCACTAATAGAACCTCTCATCTCGATGGAAAACATGTGGTTTTTGGGAAGGTTATAAAAGGAATGGGTGTTGTTCGTTCCATCGAACACGTTGCTGGTGAGGATGGTACTAATTACCCCACTCAAGAGGTTGTAATTGCAGATTGTGGAGAAATTCCTGAGGGAGTGGATGATGGAATATCCAACTTTTTCAAGGATGGTGATATTTATCCTGATTGGCCAGCTGATGTCGACAACAAACCGGATGAAATATCTTGGTGGATGAAGGCAGTAGACTCTATCAAAGCTTTTGGGAATGAGCAATTCAAGGTATTCAATATGATTATATGGTTATCTGTG AAACAAGATTATAAGATTGCTCTTAGAAAATATTGCAAGGCTTTGCGCTACTTGGATGTTTGCTGGGAGCTGAAGGGCATTGATGCAG GGAAGAGCTCGACTTTGCGGAAGACCAGGTCACAGATATTTACAAATTGTTCC GCCTGCAAGTTGAAACTCGGAGACTTAAAAGGAGCATTGTTGGATGCGGACTTTGCAATTCGTGATGGTGAAGATAATGTGAAAGCTTTTTTTCGACAAGGCCAG GCACATATGGCACTTAATGACATAGATGCCGCAATTGAGAGCTTTAAAAAGGCATTGGACTTGGAGCCAAATGATG GTGGAATAAAAAAAGAGCTTGCAGCTGCAAAGAAGAAG ATTGCTGATCGAAGAGACCGAGAGAAACAAGCATACTCTAGAATGTTTCAGTAG